One Erinaceus europaeus unplaced genomic scaffold, mEriEur2.1 scaffold_499, whole genome shotgun sequence genomic window carries:
- the IL12B gene encoding interleukin-12 subunit beta codes for MLWQQLVLLWVSLVVLVSPLTAIWNLKENVYVVELDWHPDAPGEAVILSCDTQEEDGITWTSSQRKVLHSGQNLTIQVKEFGDAGEYTCHRGDNKISQWRLLLHKKEDGVWSTDILKDQKEPKNKTFLRCEANNYSGHFTCWWLTAVSPYLDFNIKSSRGSSDPQGVTCGAATLAAEKVSVDHREYNKYTVACQEDSACPAAEERLPVELVLDAMHKFKYENYTSSFFIRDIIKPDPPKNLQLKPLKGTRQVEVSWEYPDTWSTPHSYFSLTFGVQVLDKNKKEKKDPVLTDMTSAKVKCQKGTIVQVHARDRYYSSAWSEWATVPCS; via the exons atgcttTGGCAGCAGCTGGTCCTTCTCTGGGTCTCCCTGGTTGTGCTGGTATCACCCCTCACAGCTATATGGAATCTGAAGGAAAATG TTTATGTCGTGGAGTTGGACTGGCACCCTGATGCCCCTGGAGAGGCTGTGATCCTGAGCTGTGATACTCAGGAGGAAGATGGCATCACCTGGACATCCAGCCAGAGAAAGGTCCTGCACTCTGGCCAAAACTTGACCATCCAAGTCAAAGAGTTTGGAGACGCCGGTGAATACACCTGTCACAGGGGTGACAACAAGATCAGCCAGTGGCGCCTGCTGCTTCACAAAAAGGAAGATGGAGTTTGGTCCACGGATATTCTAAAGGATCAAAAAG AACCAAAAAATAAGACCTTTCTAAGATGTGAGGCAAATAATTACTCTGGACATTTCACCTGCTGGTGGCTGACAGCAGTCAGTCCTTATCTGGATTTCAACATCAAAAGCAGTCGAGG CTCCTCTGACCCTCAAGGGGTGACATGTGGAGCAGCAACCCTGGCAGCAGAGAAAGTCAGCGTGGACCACAGGGAGTACAATAAGTATACAGTGGCATGCCAGGAGGATAGCGCCTGCCCAGCCGCTGAGGAGCGCTTGCCCGTGGAGCTTGTGCTGGATGCTATGCACAAGTTCAAGTATGAAAACTACACCAGCAGCTTCTTCATCAGGGACATCA TCAAACCAGACCCACCCAAGAACCTGCAGCTGAAGCCCCTGAAGGGCACTCGGCAAGTGGAGGTCAGCTGGGAGTACCCCGACACCTGGAGCACCCCACATTCCTACTTCTCTCTGACATttggtgttcaggtcctagacaagaacaagaaagagaAG AAAGACCCAGTCCTCACCGACATGACTTCAGCCAAGGTCAAGTGCCAGAAGGGCACCATTGTCCAGGTGCATGCGCGGGACCGCTACTACAGCTCAGCCTGGAGCGAATGGGCCACCGTGCCCTGCAGTTAA